In the Acetonema longum DSM 6540 genome, one interval contains:
- a CDS encoding type 4a pilus biogenesis protein PilO — protein sequence MLLSDKFRGKNAAILVGFIIFILPLLYCFLIQPQQWQIETLLREYDTEEHNVRILEQFGRDYPDIDQRLSLLDKKTKELNRILPNEPDLENLLLYIEENMAKHRLKLLSLIPGKTIGKTSYREIKIEILLQGEYFDVMNFIKNLEDGPRLISMQGISLIEREGQTEVKLEITVFSLK from the coding sequence ATGCTGTTATCTGACAAATTTAGAGGAAAAAATGCCGCTATTCTAGTTGGCTTCATAATCTTTATCCTGCCGCTGCTTTACTGTTTTCTGATTCAGCCGCAGCAATGGCAAATAGAAACGTTACTGCGTGAATATGACACAGAGGAACACAATGTCCGCATTCTGGAGCAGTTTGGCCGGGATTATCCTGATATTGATCAGCGGCTGTCTCTGTTAGATAAAAAAACAAAGGAACTGAATCGGATTCTGCCTAATGAGCCGGACCTGGAGAACCTGCTGCTGTATATCGAGGAAAATATGGCAAAGCACCGGCTGAAGCTGCTTTCTTTAATCCCCGGCAAAACAATCGGTAAGACGTCATACCGGGAAATTAAAATAGAAATCCTGTTACAGGGAGAATATTTTGACGTCATGAACTTTATTAAAAATTTGGAGGACGGCCCTCGTCTTATTTCGATGCAGGGAATTTCTTTAATCGAACGGGAAGGACAGACGGAGGTAAAACTGGAAATAACAGTGTTCAGTCTGAAATAA
- a CDS encoding type II secretion system protein J, whose protein sequence is MIPDQNENKGYLLLEMLVAVAMMCGMLAAIGGALNQAAQDVRLAGEYTAATGLVQKTLQTLEIKQHPWATNPFSYEMNHILYHISWNGRTVLPGLQANQAFVSWRSRGREYSVQAETYHFVSPDPYE, encoded by the coding sequence GTGATACCAGACCAGAACGAAAATAAAGGATATTTACTGCTGGAAATGCTGGTGGCAGTAGCAATGATGTGCGGTATGCTGGCCGCCATTGGAGGGGCATTAAACCAAGCCGCACAGGATGTTCGGCTGGCCGGTGAATATACGGCAGCCACCGGCCTGGTGCAAAAAACGCTGCAAACACTGGAAATTAAACAGCATCCTTGGGCGACCAACCCCTTTTCCTATGAAATGAACCATATTCTCTATCATATCTCTTGGAACGGCCGCACAGTCCTACCCGGCCTGCAGGCAAATCAGGCTTTTGTTTCCTGGCGCAGCCGCGGCAGAGAATATTCCGTGCAGGCTGAAACTTATCACTTTGTCAGTCCTGATCCATACGAATAG
- a CDS encoding PilW family protein has protein sequence MSLNAGRQAGKSQQGFTLVELMVAVMLAIMMITVMAGIMRVSVKLYNSSVHQLQIQQNARLAAEYMVRDFRYARQIGAVDTGSARLQDKTGAEVMYRLGTNHVLYRVRNGGINALTDEKYAVSDLIFQWRDSGIMHISFAVQNPATGDSFRIDTGVAPLNLSD, from the coding sequence ATGTCTTTGAATGCCGGAAGACAGGCCGGGAAATCGCAGCAAGGCTTTACCTTGGTAGAACTAATGGTTGCCGTTATGCTGGCGATTATGATGATCACTGTCATGGCAGGGATTATGAGGGTCAGTGTCAAACTCTATAACAGTTCGGTGCATCAATTGCAAATACAGCAGAATGCGCGGCTGGCCGCGGAATATATGGTGCGGGATTTTCGTTATGCCCGACAGATTGGGGCGGTGGATACGGGGTCCGCCCGGCTGCAGGACAAGACTGGCGCCGAAGTGATGTATCGCTTGGGAACAAACCATGTGTTATACAGGGTAAGAAATGGGGGGATCAATGCCCTTACCGATGAAAAATACGCAGTGTCAGATCTGATTTTTCAGTGGAGAGATTCCGGAATCATGCACATTTCCTTTGCTGTTCAAAACCCTGCTACCGGTGATTCTTTTAGGATTGACACCGGCGTTGCTCCATTGAACCTCTCCGATTAA
- the pilM gene encoding type IV pilus biogenesis protein PilM, which produces MDFASDAIHIAEICRGQKEPVLRFAAGIDIVQKQSDPSQVAAELKRLTTGVAGGKKTVIAAEASGVAIRSALYPVMSMKELRRAIAWDITSLVPYEQGTYYYDFAVAGNQIPGLKVLVVAVRKESVDARIRILRQAGLTPAAVDIEPLAVYRTLNMPGNLLIMAIGSCSSWIAIFEKHVPVIYRHIAHQQGFCRSSSMPDLYEAVLLPEIHRTLESYHTLSPGTPISLVCLEKQPDPVSFAAFMANKTGMTAKRHDSLHGLHINRKIPPVNNLSSLDIAVGLALYDGE; this is translated from the coding sequence GTGGATTTTGCGTCGGATGCGATTCACATTGCTGAAATTTGCCGGGGCCAAAAAGAACCCGTATTACGTTTTGCCGCGGGTATTGACATAGTTCAAAAACAGAGTGACCCCAGTCAGGTTGCGGCGGAACTGAAGCGCCTGACCACCGGTGTCGCCGGCGGCAAAAAAACGGTCATTGCCGCTGAAGCAAGCGGCGTTGCGATTCGCAGCGCACTGTATCCGGTTATGTCTATGAAGGAATTACGTCGGGCTATAGCTTGGGATATAACATCGTTGGTCCCCTATGAACAGGGGACTTATTACTATGATTTTGCCGTCGCGGGCAACCAGATTCCGGGACTGAAAGTTTTGGTGGTGGCAGTTCGCAAAGAGTCGGTGGACGCCCGGATCCGGATTCTCCGGCAGGCGGGATTGACGCCGGCAGCGGTTGATATTGAACCTCTGGCAGTGTATCGTACACTGAACATGCCGGGCAACCTGCTGATCATGGCCATTGGGTCCTGCAGTTCCTGGATTGCGATATTCGAAAAGCATGTACCGGTTATTTACCGGCATATAGCCCATCAGCAGGGCTTCTGCCGCTCCTCGTCTATGCCGGATTTATATGAGGCTGTTTTATTGCCGGAAATTCATCGAACGCTTGAATCTTATCATACTTTGAGTCCCGGAACCCCCATCAGCTTGGTATGCCTGGAAAAACAGCCTGATCCGGTTTCATTCGCGGCATTTATGGCGAATAAGACCGGAATGACTGCCAAACGGCATGATTCGTTGCATGGTCTTCACATTAACCGGAAAATTCCTCCTGTGAACAACCTCTCGAGTCTGGACATTGCGGTTGGCTTGGCACTTTATGACGGAGAATGA
- a CDS encoding late competence development ComFB family protein, translated as MQLRNYMEDLVWQRLDELLEANPKFCQCEQCRYDVASLALNSLPPQYVVTNQGEAYAKVKSLEQQFTVDVIAAIVNGIKIVSAKPHHGKA; from the coding sequence ATGCAACTGCGTAATTATATGGAAGATTTGGTTTGGCAAAGACTGGATGAATTGTTGGAAGCCAATCCGAAGTTTTGTCAATGTGAACAGTGCCGTTATGACGTAGCTTCTCTGGCGTTGAACTCTCTGCCGCCCCAATATGTGGTGACAAATCAGGGAGAAGCCTATGCAAAGGTGAAATCATTAGAGCAGCAGTTTACCGTCGATGTTATTGCGGCTATTGTCAACGGCATTAAGATCGTAAGCGCCAAACCCCATCATGGTAAGGCGTAA
- a CDS encoding PilN domain-containing protein: MLWFYLAAAYRIHTLETGIMELRVHKTLLQPTELNYQLYHQKQQAVRQKEDLLIKLTRERTLFYTPIAQLSHLIPKGVWLNSVSVAGTGTGQDPATFRILGITESYIQLNLFLQNLHSDPMFESTLNKVDLDDQSTYYRFEIIGKIKEIQ; encoded by the coding sequence TTGCTGTGGTTTTATCTGGCAGCGGCATACCGGATTCATACCCTGGAGACCGGAATCATGGAACTAAGGGTTCATAAAACATTGCTGCAGCCAACAGAACTCAATTATCAGCTCTATCATCAGAAACAACAGGCGGTACGGCAAAAGGAAGACCTGCTCATTAAGCTGACCCGGGAACGGACTTTGTTTTATACGCCGATTGCTCAGTTGAGCCACCTTATCCCCAAGGGGGTTTGGCTGAATTCGGTTTCCGTCGCCGGCACCGGCACCGGTCAGGATCCGGCAACATTTCGGATCCTGGGGATTACTGAATCCTATATCCAGTTAAATCTTTTCCTACAGAATCTGCATAGTGATCCTATGTTTGAAAGTACCTTAAATAAGGTTGACTTAGATGACCAATCGACATACTATCGATTTGAAATAATCGGAAAAATCAAGGAAATACAATAA